From the genome of Diabrotica virgifera virgifera chromosome 8, PGI_DIABVI_V3a:
atatataaatgtacaaatttattttttaaatattttttttgagaaaCAAGCAATATGCTGTGTAAAAACACGAATAAGTAAGCAACTTTTTAATTTCTAGAGCATTTTATTAATTCACAGGTTTTAGTAGGTATAAGTACCCAAGTTTTGAGCAATTTAATGAAATACGTTTATtacttaattaatttttttgtttttccaatACAATGTATCTGATTTATAGCCTAAAGGTACATCACATTCTTTCATCAAaaacaaatacaatttttaaGAATAAAATCAAATCCGGGTACTAATTCAAGAATTGATTTGTATGACCGTGCCAGCACAATTTGAAACAAAATTCACATTCGCCTGGTTTTTATCTAGTGTTGAGTTTTTAAATGTCTTTCCAAACTACCTTtctgagaaaactgcttaaaacaaatttcacacttgtatggtttgtGCCCGGTGTGAACTTTCGTATGTATGTCTAAAGCATTTTTATAAGCAAACTGTTTgaagcaaatttcacacttataaggatTCTTTCCAGTGTGCAATCTCAtatgtaattttaaatatcttgctGTAATAAACTGTTTtaagcaaatttcacacttgtaaggtttttccccagtgtgtactcccaaatgtgtttttaaactcTGTAACTGCTTAAACTGCttacaacaaatttcacacttgtacggcttttctccagtgtgtactctcaaatgtgctCTTAAACTACTTGCTGttgtaaactgcttaaaacaaatttcacacttgtgaggtttttgcCCGGTGTGAACTTTCGTATGTATGTCTAAAGACAGTTTATAAGCAAACTGTTTgaagcaaatttcacacttataaggtttttctccagtgtgtactctcaaatgtgctTTTAAATTCCTTGCTTCACTAAATtgattaaaacaaatttcacacttgtacggcttttctccagtgtgtactctcaaatgtgctTTTAAACTACTTGCTGttgtaaactgcttaaaacaaatttcacacttgtgaggtttttgcCCGGTGTGAACTTTCGTATGTATGTCTAAAGACAGTTTATAAGCAAACTGTTTaaagcaaatttcacacttataaggtttttccccggtgtgtactctcaaatgtgctTTTAAATTCCTTGCttcactaaattgtttaaaacaaatttcacacttgtacggattttctccagtgtgtactctcaaatgtgcttttaaactatttgctgttgtaaactgcttaaaacaaatttcacacttgtgaggtttttgcCCGGTGTGAACTTTCGTATGTATGTCTAAAGACAGTTTATAAGCAAACCGTTTgaagcaaatttcacacttataaggtttttctccagtgtgcaatctcaaatgtgtttttaaattagTTGCTTggttaaactgtttaaaacaaatttcacacttataaggtttttcttcagtgtgcactctcaaatgtgttttaaAATGATTTGCTTGAATAAATTTCTTACAAcacatttcacacttgtaaggtttttccgcagtgtgcactttcaaatgttttttcaaacgACTTGCAGTAGTacactgttttaaacaaatttcacacttgttaGGTTTTTCCCCTGCAGTGTGCACTCTAAAATGTGATTTCAAATAATATGCTTGGCTAAATtgtttagaacaaatttcacacttgtaatgCTTTTCTTTACTGTGCACTCTCagatgtgttttcaaattacttgcGTCACTAAATTgcctaaaacaaatttcacacttgtaagatttttccccagtgtgcactctcaaatgtgttttcaaatgacctgcttggctaaaacgtttaaaacaaatttcacattttattgttttttcttcAATAGATGGATACGTATTCTCTTCAAGAAAGCCTAAAATAAAAACtagaatacatattttttttatttcacaaaaaTTTAATACAATAAAAGAAAAAGTTATAACAACTATTAGGTATTGactaaaatacaataaaattttgcaCAATCTAACTTTATAGATTTGTTTAAACACAACGGGAAACCGTCATGTAACAATCACGTTAACTCATCTAACGTATTATTTTGTTTACTGTGCGCAGGAGcgtgatcgttacatgacggttTTTCGTTATGTCGGAACAAACAATAGACGGCCGGAGTGATGACATAGAAGTGTCAATTTTTAATGACAAATATGTCAGATTTTCCAAACCTTTCCAAACAAACGTTGTTTAGTGTGGCAAATTTGTATTTCATTattgttttttcagtttttacagaGAATATTTCCTTATTTTTTGCAATATGTAAGTATTGTTATAGTCCTATGACAATTTTACAAGGTTGTGTAAATAATAAAGCatgatgttttatataaataacaataaaaggTATGTATGGGTGAAGTAAGGTTTAGGAGACCGAATTAAGAtagtgaaatttaaaaaaaaaacactataattaaacataaaaaatagcacaggaagcaaaattttaatttaatttttacactAATTAAAAAGTCTTGAGATTCGGTAAACTCTATCTTTTCAACATGTTTACAATCTTTGTTTGAAAAGTGATAATAACACTGAATATAGCAGCAGTTGGCTGTGACATCACACTCCGGCCGTCTATCGAAACTCGAGACTTTTTAATtagtataaagttaaaattttgcttcctgtgctatttttatgtttaattataGTGTTTTTGTAATTTCACTGTATCTTAATTCGGTCTCCTAAACCTTACTTTACccatacatacattttattgctatttatataaaacatcatGCTTTATTATTTACACAACCTTAAAAAATTGTCATAGTAACTATAACAATACTTACATATTGCAAAAAACGGAAATATTCTatgtaaaaactgaaaaaaaacaataaaaaatacaaatttgccACATTAAACAACGTTTGTTTGGAAAGGTTTGGAAAAAATCTGACatatatgtcaataaaaattgacaCTTCTACGTCATCATTCCGGCCGTCTATATGATTTCCAATGTATGGTTTGAAATGAAATTAATGAGGTAGCACAgtcaaataaattatatacagttgagtccgcgagtctttacccgtgcgtcattaataccaggcgagataaaacacataccttttatctagcatcattctcttccacgcatgaaactcatgacaaaccagctgccgtttgttattaagtaaaaacacatgttatttttatgaaccatctagactcagtgcattgaaaagagataggtacaaaaaagacgattcagtatgttttcatattttaagcacaatttttttgacgtttctgctttgtttgtttttgtgtttgtcagtcagttgaattttttgcggtttttgtcgaattgttgcgttttgaagtttctttatattacacaaacagttgttttcacaactaattttatattgggctttgaaattttaaggtaaataattatatttttgcaattaatatttaaaacatacaaagctaacgtcattcacacagtaaagaaatgattgtgtttagatttccgtcaaagtgaataaaataacaaacataaaatatgttattgaattttttttataaattgtttatttatttattaatcaataataataaaagaatttgttaagctacttcaaatgtagctgtaattctgcacaaaaattttgaagcaaaacttacatttgacattctatatatttgataacgtcaaattttataataaaacccgtaatcggaacagtagccactttctgtcagttgttgttgcgtgaaatagatttccgacttatttcgtatgctttaaatgatgacgcacgggtaaagactcgcgcaCTCAACTGTAGTAAAGTCGTCAGAGACTTGACCTCTAAAAATTATActgaattttgctgagaatgtcaattttggaaccccaaaaagatgcaaaaaaaGTTTGCCACTCCTACTCCCAAGCTCCTAAAAGCCCTCCTCGTAGAGGGACGGAAAATATCGAATTTTCAAGAAACTCTACGCttagaaaaaaataattcaaacaagAAATGCAGCTGAGATAATTTAGAACAAAAATTGTGATCAGCATGCTTTTTGTAGAATGAACcgttctctcagaaacaacgcttgaagcaaccggcgattttgaatgtcagGAGCGCCaaatcattttaaataaaatttgtatcaactcgTCGGTAAAAATTCGATACTTTTTAATCAGTGTTCTATCGACAAAACtcaaaatgcgttttaaaggTAAAGGGTGTAGATTTTGTTTGCAATTTTTACATTTTGCCGCAAATACAGTTCGTTTTTATAAatctgttaaataaataaatgttgcgcgatttttgctattttttacgattttcatGAGATCAACAAAATGTATTACTTCCATTGACCTCGCTATGGAATTTCCATTGTTACAGCATAATCTTAAAAATCTAGAAATTGCGATTCTGAGTTTTGGCAACAAATATGAGGTATTTGAAATAATACCTAAAAAACGTTGAATTTAAACTTTCACATTACAAACAAActggtggacaaaaaaaattgtttgacttGAGACCACGGGCAGAGAAGAGATCCCAAGGAAGAACCACAacattatacagtgtgtctatgAAAGTACACATATGGGAAACTTATTTATTATTACTTTAAAGGAAAacagatattttttataaaaagtccTGAATGGTCCAAAATCTAAAAAGCAttcatcaaatattaaattttgttaACCTTATACGAGGTTTGTAATTTTTGCTTAATAGTACTTTCATATTTTTGACAATATCTAAAAATGTTACCATAAAAAGTTGTTTAGGATTAAAAATGGTTTTCAAATATACAATATTGATTGTCCGTATTAAAAATTCTTGGACTTTTCtgaaaaatgttaaaacaaaatgCACAtttattcgctccgtgcatgactgacgtgACATCTAGCGTAGTCGTCTGACACTTTTGGCAACCACATTTTGACGTTAAACATGAtacatatgacatatttgaccTGAATATGtaccatagagttatatattagcatagagagagtgtcattcagagccaagtgacgacaccatcttttttatttggattagtgctgtttcactcttacgcatagtaaagctgctacagttgtcctcctcttccgtgcctatattcacactgaatgtcatcatagattttcgatacaatgtgttagaaagagatgcagcaaaccagtccatgagatcttgtcaggaagcgcggaaggtaggctccctaatatttatttaccattgTTGGTAAAAATTGTTAGACAAAACTTCgagtgtcaaataaacgtcatATTAAAAAGCGGATATTTGGAAGTTCTctgaagaaaatatcaattttaagggtttttcttcactttttcgATATAGTTTAGTTGTCGATGTTAATACTAATTAAGTGTACAGGGTTTCTCATTCTATTTTGACCCCCACTTATTTTCCTTAATTTCGGGAATACAAAAAAAAGTTGTATTATTTTATCTGTACCGACCAACAATGTAGCAACAGACCAAATTTTGTATACAGGGAGTGCCCAATAAAATGCATCTTCAATAtttcaaatgggacaccctgtatttttttatagttttgagtAGCCGTGCATTTCCTGATTACAAATATATAACATAGTGTAGCATTAGTTTTCTTCTATAATGGCGTATGGCACTACAAAAGGGTAACCATAGTTGGCTATGCAACTGACATTTCAAAATGAaacaattattaatttattataaactaTCAGTCCTCATACCGAAATGGGTTATACTGCAGATGAGAAAGTAGATATATTCTcaatttatgcaaaaaataataaaaacaagcaAGCGGCAAAAAGAGAATATAGGCTGATTTATCCAGATCGACAGACTGCTTCTGCAaatacatttttatataattatcgTCATGTCATAAATGAAAAAGTGTTTGAACTAAAGAAACGTACTATCGTAGGAAATGATGATGACGATCTTAATACTTTGCTTTACTTTGAAGGTAAAAATTAAATACTTAATACTCTTAGTACATATGAAACAGTCGCAAAGTCACCGTCGAAATATAACTAATTCCGACCCTGTCGTGATGGGTAGAAATAAGACGCATTTTGCACACGAAATATTTTTCAATAGGTCTCACGCGAGGTGAAGACTTGATAATATGCGTCGAAATTCAAGTACCTAGAACAGGCCACATGCTGTTATAGGCTGTAAGATAAGAAATTTTTATGGCATTTTGAGACAGAGTTCTgaagatttgtttattttgggaCAGGAAATGTCATCATAAATAAGTCTATAGTGTTGATAAATCTCTCAAATATCGAATTCTCGAAACTGGCCTGAGATTAGGACGCAGCAAATTTCGTGGGAACTCATGGATTTTGTTATTGCAAAGATAGCGAGCTCGTATTGGTCGAAAGAAAAAATCATGGCATTTGTAGGATGTCCTGAGTAAGTTTTTCTAGCTACCTGATTGGTAGAGAAATGTTTCGAATGATCATTATTGGACAAAGTAGGTGATGACTGTCAGAATAGGAGCTAACTTCTTTTTTTGAAAGAGGGAACCCAAGGTTGAGGAGATCGAGTAAGTCAGTTCCCTGGAAGCCATCAAGCAGTTCAGTTCTGTCATCAAGGAAGTTTAGTTTTGAATCCCAGTCAGTGTTTCAAAATGTAGTTTTTACCAGTTTCCCGGCCGGCTGAGTTGACCCAGCCCGGCGTATATGATGGTGTGTAGCGTGAGCTCCGGCAATTTTCTCGCTGTTTTTAAGCGAATCGCCGATATGATTTCATACCACTTTTGGtattaactaatttttttatacagTCAGATCAGGAATTATGCAGaataagttttcttttttctgttaCTAGTTTCAACCCCCTAGTTGGATCCTAAGGTTGCTAGTAAATTCTGATCCCGTTTAACgaacttttaatatttttgttcgagtagaaagctgaatttttctatgaTAACTTTTGTAATAAACTATGGATAACCTTATGTACTGTTGCTGTAGCTATTAACAATGTGAAGTGATTTTCGCGTAGTGAACTAGCGTATTGGACTTACAAACCAACCAACAACCAGAAGAAACCAGGACAATGATTGTAAAGGTATCATTTTTATGTTTGTAGaactttttgtttcatttttttttatttggtaaTCTGGTCTCAATCTGTAACACCGAGAGATCAGAgattcatttttttgttttttaataagtaatgtttgatttacaaaatataaatttattatttttttccttctctcttgaatcgtaagaacaataaagaattgaCTGAGTATAGCATATTGAGTATAGAGTAAATAAGATAAGTtacattataatattttgtatattatgtatattttttatttgactatgttttttgttttattttgatttaatactatttttcttttaatattttcattttgtgaAAGTTTGGTTGAATTTTGTTTTGTAACATCAccttatatgacatatcaacatcttgtcaaattTCAATTCCATTTTCATGTTATGCAAATAACACCCTCTTTTTGGGGCAGGCTACATAAATGCCGCCCACCGTGATTGGGGAATATTCAAGGTTACACATATATCACGTTAGCATTATTCGCCaatattgtcatatttcgccgctacggACACTGGCATAGTTTCGtcaccatggtcacgcacggagcggATAGTAAAatcattttatatataaatgtacaaatttatgttttaaatatttttttttgagaaacAAGCAATATGCTGTGTAAAAACACGAATAAGTAAGCAACTTTTTAATTTATAGAGCATTTTATTAATTCACAGGTTTTAGTAGGTTTAAGTACCCACGTTTTGAGCAATATAATGAAATACGTTTATTACTtaattaatttattgtttttcCAATACAATTACATATCTGATTTATAGCCTAAAGGTACATCACATTCtttcataaaaaaaaaataaaatttttaagaataaaATCAAATCCGGGTACTAATACAAGAATTGATTTGTATGACCGTGCCAGCACAATTTGAAACAAAATTCACATTCGCCTGGTTTTTATCTAGTGTTGAGTTTTTAAATGTCGTTCCAAACTACCTTtctgagaaaactgcttaaaacaaatttcacacttgtatggtctGTGCCCGGTGTGAACTTTCGTATGTATGTCTAATGCATTTTTATAAGCAATCTGTTTGAAGCAAATTTCACAATTGTAAGGATTCTCTCCAGTGTGCAATGTCatatgtaattttaaatattttgctgtaATAAACTGTTTtaagcaaatttcacacttgtaaggtttttccccagtgtgtactcccaaatgtgtttttaaactcTGTAACTGCTTAAACTGCttacaacaaatttcacacttgtacggcttttctccagtgtgtactctcaaatgtgctTTTAAACTACTTGCTGTTGTAAaccgcttaaaacaaatttcacacttgtgaggtttttgcCCGGTGTGAACTTTCGTATGTATGTCTAAAGACAGTTTATAAGCAAACTGTTTgaagcaaatttcacacttataaggtttttctccagtgtgtactctcaaatgtgctTTTAAACTATTTGCTGTTGTAAACTGCttacaacaaatttcacacttgtagggATTTTCTTCattgtgtactctcaaatgtgcttttaaactatttgctgttgtaaactgcttaaaacaaatttcacacttgtgaggtttttgcCCGGTGTGAACTTTCGTATGTATGTCTAAAGACAGTTTATAAGCAAACCGTTTGAAGCAAagttcacacttataaggtttttctccagtgtgcaatctcaaatgtgtttttaaattagTTGCTTGGTTAAACTGTttacaacaaatttcacacttataaggtttttcttcagtgtgcactctcaaatgtgttttcaaatgatTTGTTTGAATAAATTTCttacaacaaatttcacacttgtaaggtttttccccagtgtgcactttcaaatgttttttcaaacgACTTGCAGTAGTAcactgctttaaacaaatttcacacttgtaaggtttttccccagtatgcactctcaaatgcccCTTCAAATGACATGCTTGGTTGAATTTTTTGCAACAAATTTCACACGTAGagggtttttccccagtgtgcactttcaaatgttttttcaaattacttgcAGCAGTacactgttttaaacaaatttcacacatgTACAGTTTTTCTcgagtgtgcactctcaaatgtgttttcaaatgacctgcttggctaaaacgtttaaaacaaatttcacattttatTGTTTTTCCTTCAATAGATGGATGCGTATTCTCTTCGAGAAAGCCTAAAATAAAAACtagaatacattttttttatttcacaaaaaTTTAATACAATAAAAGAAAAAGTTATAACAACTATTACGTATTGACTAAACAACAATAAAATTTTGCACAATCTAACTTTATAGATTTGTTTAAACACAACGGAAAACCGTCATGTAACAATCACGTTAActcatggaacgtattattttgtTAACTGTGCGCAGGAGcgtgatcgttacatgacggttTTTCGTTATGTCGGAACAAACAATAGACGGCCGGAGTGATGACGTAGAAGTGTCAATTTTTAATGACAAATATGTCAGATTTTCCAAACCTTTCCAAACAAACGTTGTTTAGTGTGGCAAATTTGTATTTCATTattgttttttcagtttttacagaGAATATTTCCATATTTTTTGCAATATGTAAGTATTGTTATAGTCCTATGACAATTTTACAAGTTTGTGTAAATAATAAAGCatgatgttttatataaataacaataaaaggTATGTATGGGTGAAGTAAGGTTTAGGAGACCGAATTAAGAtagtgaaatttaaaaaaaaaacactataattaaacataaaaaatagcacaggaagcaaaattttaatttaatttttacactAATTAAAAAGTCTTGAGATTCGGTAAACTCTATCTTTTCAACATGTTTACAATCTTTGTTTGAAAAGTGATAATAACACTGAATATAGCAGCAGTTGGCTGTGACATCACACTCCGGCCGTCTATCGAAACTCGAGACTTTTTAATtagtataaagttaaaattttgcttcctgtgctattttttatgtttaattataGTGTTTTTGTAATTTCACTGTATCTTAATTCGGTCTCCTAAACCTTACTTTACccatacatacattttattgctatctataTAAAACATAGTCATGTCATAGCAAAATTGTCATAGTAACTATAACAATACTTACATATTTCAAAAAACGGAAATATTCtctgtaaaaactgaaaaaacaataaaaaatacgaatttgCCACATTAAACAACGTTTGTTTGGAAAGGTTTGGAAAAACTCTGACatatatgtcaataaaaattgacaCTTCTATGAAATTTGAAATGAAATTAATGAGGTAGCACAGTCAAATAAATTATATAGTAAAGTCGTCAGAGACTTGACTTCTAAAAATTATActgaattttgctgagaatgtcaattttgggaccccaaaaagatgcaaaaaagtttgccACTTCTACTCCCAAGCTCCTAAAACCCCTCCTCGTAGAGGGACGGAAAATATCGAATTTTCAAGAAACTCTACGCTgtagaaaaaaataattcaaacaagAAATGCAGCTGAGATAATTTAGAACAAAAATGGTGATCAGCATGCTTTTTGTAGGATGAACcgttctctcagaaacaacgcttgaagcaaccggcgattttgaatgtcagGAGCGCCaaatcattttaaataaaatttgtatcaactcgTCGGTAAAAATTCGATACTTTTTAATCAGTGTTCTATCGACAAAACtcaaaatgcgttttaaaggTAAAGGGTGTAGATTTTGTTTGCAATTTTTACATTTTGCCGCAAATACAGTTCGTTTTTATAAATCTTGTTATAAAATGAGTTAGGTGAGCTAACTAAATGACCAACAACGATTATAATTcactcaattacaggacaataggaAAACATTTTACTTGAACATAACTAACATTATATTTTCTATTTCTTGACATTACAATTTTCAACTTCTAAACTGTCATTACATAGAGTATGTACAACTATAGAGCAACATCTACTTTTAACGTTGTATATTGTAACACTCCCTCAACGTGAAAAGTAGATAAGCCaaacaattttagtttctttctAACACGCATATTGTAACGCTTAGATTATTGAACACCATCATCACTTCTTTCTTCTCTATTCACTTCTTGATTTTCATTTGACTATTCACTTCTTGACTTTCTGCACTTTCTATATTCTCAGATTGCACAATTGCATTCATACCAGTTTTCACTTCTTCGGAGTTTTCATGTACACTAAAACATTCCGACTGATTCTGGTTCAGTGATTCGgctttaacttcaaaaattcgcAAATTGCATGTAGCCTCATGTTTAAATCGTACGTCGTGGCTCGATACGATTCTTCTTTGAGATGGAATCTATATTCTAAAACCATCCCTGTCATTCACATAACCAACCAAATAACCATGTATCGCTTTATCATCAAATTTACTGCGAAAATTTTTGTTTACGTGAACATAACATTCAGTGCCAAATATTCTTAAATGTTTCAAACTCACAACTGGCTTTCCATACCACAATTTATAGGGACTTTTATTCTCAATTGATGATCCTGTGCGATTCAGAAGATACACTGCAGTATTACATGCTTCTGCCCACAATGCTTTCGATAACTTTCATGGGTTGTTTAACATCGAACGAGCACACTCTACAATGGTACGGTTTTCCCTTTCAGCAACACCATTCTGCTGAGGTGTATAAGGTAGAGTGATACAATGCTCTATACCTGTACTCGCAAGAAGTTCAGATACCTTTCTGTTGTCAAACTCTCTCCCTCCATCACATCTTAGTTGCTTTACTACATGGCCATTTGTGTTTgcttcatttaaaaatttttctaaaaaggTACATACCTCACTTTTGTGTTTCATAAAGAAAACTTTCCGAAACTTACTAAAGTCATCTTTAAAACATACGTAATAACGTGCTCTTCCCAGTGATTCTATAGACATGGGCCCATTCACATCTGCATGAATCTGCTCACCAGTGACTTGTGGCCGATTGATCCTAGTCTTAAATGGCAATCTATGCATTTTTCCAATTGCATATCCATCGCAAAAGCTTTCTTTGCACCCATCAATGTCTATATTCATTTTCTTCAAGACCTTCTTTACGTGTTGCTTATGCTGATGACCAAATCTTTCATGATACACTTGTAACATATCTGTTGACTCTAGTAAGTTCGTTTGAATGGGATTGGTCGGTTTCATAACACGTATATCAAGTGCATACAGGCCATTACTGAAGTACCCAGTCATTACAGATTCAAGAGTATTTTTAtcatgtatatatatatatttttatcatgtagaaaagagtacactgagtcttccatttcagctgttaacccaataatttgtaaattgataattactaatcagctgtgatcatttctagtttatatatatatatatatatatatatatatatatatatatatatatatatatatatatatatatatatatataaagaaagtCAAAGACAGTAACGGGTTACTGGTAAAACAAAGACAGTTGAAGGTAACCGGGAACGACCCAATACTAAGGAAGCAATAAAAAACGGGTGCTTCTAAGTGAGTGTCTTTTATTAAAAGTCAAGCTTTCGCCACATAATTTTGGGCTTCATCAGAACTTGCTGGAATGGAAAAAC
Proteins encoded in this window:
- the LOC126890700 gene encoding zinc finger protein 235-like isoform X4; the encoded protein is MESKIEIKEEYLGSSQIHKENKLSTIIDPGHIKSGPVDNSVIAVKTEIKEEFGDGNRRYVESQPSTFLDLEGFKNEPEFNSALIIKAGVKEELLEGDLRYIKCQLSTSLDLEGLKNESDEYNSDEAVKAEFKDEFVEDDPTCIESQPSTSHDLGDCKNEDTSGFLEENTHPSIEGKTIKCEICFKRFSQAGHLKTHLRVHTREKLYMCEICLKQCTAASNLKKHLKVHTGEKPSTCEICCKKFNQACHLKGHLRVHTGEKPYKCEICLKQCTTASRLKKHLKVHTGEKPYKCEICCKKFIQTNHLKTHLRVHTEEKPYKCEICCKQFNQATNLKTHLRLHTGEKPYKCELCFKRFAYKLSLDIHTKVHTGQKPHKCEICFKQFTTANSLKAHLRVHNEENPYKCEICCKQFTTANSLKAHLRVHTGEKPYKCEICFKQFAYKLSLDIHTKVHTGQKPHKCEICFKRFTTASSLKAHLRVHTGEKPYKCEICCKQFKQLQSLKTHLGVHTGEKPYKCEICLKQFITAKYLKLHMTLHTGENPYNCEICFKQIAYKNALDIHTKVHTGHRPYKCEICFKQFSQKGSLERHLKTQH